Genomic DNA from Cucumis melo cultivar AY chromosome 10, USDA_Cmelo_AY_1.0, whole genome shotgun sequence:
aatataacaaactagtaaaatatcaataaaattaacgatttttaaaatatttcaagcGTGCCCcatactcttcttttttattagcTGCGATTTCTAgccttttttttgtttttttgtttttagatttggttagatttcttgcattttttgttttttttagatttgagtaaccaaatctaaacgattctgtagccaaatctaaacaatcgtatagcaaattttaaaaaaaaacattcatttagatttggaaacCCAAAtctaatctaaacaattgtgtagcGATCGtttaacccaattaattaaacgatcgtgtaacaaattaaacgatagaattgaaaaaacaaatctaaacgatcgtgtaccaaacaatagtcaaatctaaacgatcatataccaaatcgcgttaccaaatatattacgggTATTGTTGACgaggtattttttgtattttagatCGTAGGCCTGTatacttttttcatttttgaaattatcctatgtaaatattttgtgtttttatatttttgaaaactctttttaattttttaatttttgcgTGTTTCATTCTGGATTCTTTAATAATTTAGTCTCTTCTTACCAtgataagttttttttttttcatttaatctctattatttttttattaatttcattaattctGTTCTTTCTCCTTTCTATTTCTTCGGATCATGTCACTTCTAATCCATTAGACCATAAAATCAAATTATGCAAATTCAAGACGAACCAcggtttagtttttttttacattttctattttttcaattatatatattttttaaattggtattttctttttcctctctcatcttttatctttctttcatgtggttattttttttcaagtataacttttaattttacgtaaaatatatttatttagaattatctcaattagaatttttttaaattagctTGAGAACGTTTTTTTGTTTGGTAGGGAGTACGGCAGTAGATCATTGATATTTGACTGTGGGTTTGAAGTATTTTGTGTCTTTACACCACTCTTTTTAAATATCTCCCGGCATATATAAGATCTCTTTTATTgattataaatgataaaattattgaaaatatttaaaaaatataataaaattttatattctattaatAATAGAGTGTTTATTAATGTCATGGATGTTCTATCATAGAATTCgaaattttgataaatatttcgatttattttcttatatttaaaaatacaccTAAACTTTTTAtctaaacatatatattttttttaaatagttaagCAATCCCCTTGTACAATTTTTTTCCATTAAGTTTTTGTTTACTTGCCTTTGATATCTTTACAGAACTTGTATTTGTcgataattattttaaatagttaaGCAATCCCCATGTATTTGtcgaaaattattttaaaagcaACAACAAAGCAATTTTTAACTTctttaaaatgtatatataaatctAATAGTTTTGtgatctttttaattattttttttaacatcttTGAAACGTATACATATATCTAGTAGTTCTGtgatctttttaattatttttgtaacgTCTttgaaaagtatatatatatctaatagCTCTGtgatctttttaattatttttatgtcATCAAGCTTTATAagtttttaatttcataaacttTCTATTTATTTTGTATGAAACCTCTTCGAATTTTCAATAAGTTTTTGAATTAAAgtacaaaatattaatttcaatCTTGTGTCCCAAATTAGATACATTAAGATATGACGTTTTAAATGACCAAACTTTTAAACGTACTTAGAAATATTGGACTACTATTATGTCTATCACAGACATAAACAATAGTCAATTGTTCTTCTGTCCTAGTCTATCGttgtaaaattttgttatacttttaaatattttaattcattttaatatattatttgataACAAGGATTACATTCACTTCATTCAATTTTATTTCAGATAGAGAATTGTTAAtcttaaaaatattaatattgaacTTGCTGAAACATAAGGAAATTACTTTTTAcctttttataatttaattaaagtctACTGAGTGAGACAGAAAGACATTTAAAAATACATGCGTTCAAATCAATAAACTAGCTAATGCAGTAAAATACGCCAACATCGAACTTTAATGAactaaacttgtaattttaATGTCCAAgtagtatttaattttgagcTCTTTTTCGTGGCTAACAGATGTAAGCCAGATAACAGATGGATACCTGGAAAATACGATAGAATGGACCAAGAGAATGAAAAGTATACGTTTGAGGGACCTTCCTTCCTTTGTTAGAACAACAGATCCAAATGAAAATATGTTAAATTTTATGTGTGATGTGATGAACAGATGTGAAGAAGCTTCTGCGGTTATATTTAACACATGTGATCCACTTGAAACTGATGTTGTGGATTCTCTTTCTCCTATTCTCCAATCTATTTACACCATTAGTCCACTTCACATGCTTGCTAAACAAATAGATGATGAAAATGTAAGAGCTTTAAATCTGTGGGCTGAGGAATCAGAATGCATTGAGTGGCTTAACTCAAAGGAACCCAATTCagttatttatgtaaattttggTAGCATCACATTGATTACAAAAGAGCAACTGACTGAATTTGTATGGGGATTAGCTGATAGTGGGAAGATATTGTTGTGCATTGCGAGGCCTGATTTAGTTATGGGAGATTCAGCCATTTTGCCTCATGAATTTCTAACAGAAATCAAAGACAGAAGCTTGATAGTAAGTTGGTGTAATCAAGAACAAGTGTTGAACCATCCTTCAATAGGAGGGTTTTTAACACATTGTGGATGGAATTCAACTCTTGAGAGTATATGTGCTGGTGTTCCAATGATATGTTGGCCTTTCTTTAATGATCAACAGACAAATTGTCATTATTGTTGCAATGTGTGGGGGACTGGAATGGAGATTGATAACAATGTGAAAAGAAATGAAGTGGAGAAGTTAGTGAGAGAGTTAATGGATGGAGAAAAAGGTAAAAGAATGAAGGACAATGTCATGAGAGTTTGAAGAGTAAAGCTGAAGAAGCATATAAACTTGGTGGTTCTTCTTGGAAGCAATTGGAGAAGGTGATTGATGAAGTTCTTTTATCAAACATGAAgaccatttaataaaaattaatgtAAACGTTTGTTCAAAATTCCAATTCCTCTTGtcctgttttcttttttaaaaagccTTTGTATAATATTTCATACTTATATGTATGATTTATTCGAGATAAATTCTACTATGTTCGGATTGGTTTGTTTTATATATTACTTGGTGCATGGAAGTGGTTTTAAAATAGTGTTAAAATCGAtctcttttatgatgttttaaAATACACTCTaaaatttatcatttaaaatcaattcgttatttaatttttcatagTACGTATTTTTCATGCTGTATTGAAATTTACTTTCCAAATGATGAAACTAAAGAATATTagaataatttaaaaatgacaagatatttaaactattttagaatGAAAAACCTGTTGTTACTGTCTTAGCTAATATGTTTTCTCTCATGTACTACACATTTTCAAGAAGTTATTTTTCTCACTAAGTTGAATAGAAAACTAACAATATTATCTTGTcaatattattttgttttcaatGTTGTTAATTAGTTTTCTAGGGACCGTTTGATAATGATGTTTTTTCATTTCTTGTTTATTAgtctttgttttttgttttaaagaactagaaataagaaaatataatgtttggtaattatttatattctttttgttaaaaaaataaatagaaacggGAACTTGCTTAATACCTAATACACACCTAAAACGTGAGCTTTATGTTTTATCTTGTATATATTTGAAGTTCATTTTGTTAGATGTAATGTATTTGCTAGTGGTTCTCAGTGAATTATCAAGAAAGTGAGCAACAAATTCAAAGTCAAAAGAATCAAATcgaataaaaattaaattaaaatcatcataaaaatacaaaagaaaaaacaacctTGAAAATAGGGTAGCGTCGTGGTGGTAGATCGACATTGGCTGCACAATCGAGAGCATAGGAAATTTTCACTTGCTTCAGCATAACGTTGCACTTTGATATGTACTTAGAGCACACTGTTCTACTATATATGCGTACATCGCTTGTTGCACTAAACTTGGACTTCCTAGAGCGTATGTCGTGGCACTCGCTTTCGTTTTCTGAAAATTCGTTAATTTTAGAAATTTCTTGGTGACTAAGTTTTGGTCCTTTTTATTTTGAAGTTCTTCAATACTCAAGACCAAAAAAGAGTTTAGAGTGTGGAGAATTACCTTGGAAGTTGTTCAAGATCCCGAGGTGCCCACATAGTAGAGATTTACATACTAGAAGATTAAAAGAGTGTCTTTCCAAATTATTTACTTTATATTAacttattattttcaaatttgtataaaaaatatgtatttGAGAGTCTAGCTTTAGGGTGTTGGTTGATTTACTTATAAATTTAGGGTGTTGGTTGATTTACTCATATATCGGGAAACTTTATGCAGTATTATTCATGAATATTGTGGAACCTCATACCTTTCAATGTTATTATGCTTGGttattatatatgtttatactaTAAGAAAACTGAGCTATTTCGAAGCACAAACGGCGTTGGGAGAGTACATATCAGGAAATAGGACCTACGTTAATGTTGCAACCTCTGCGTTTGCAGTGGTTCCTCTGTCCCAAATACACGCCAGGGAATACCTAGCTATGCTCAATGTGGACGTGCATGGCATCgagaaaatggaaattattgtttaattttcaGATTTTCTCGATGTGTACATGCATGGCGTCTGGAATGTTCTTACTATGACCGACATTGACGTTGACCACCTCGTGGAAGAAGTAAcgtttaaataattatttcaaaattttccaatGCCATGAGTGAAACGTCGGAACAAGCCCCACTAAGTCCAACGTTTCACTTATTGCGTTAGGATAAGTGGGGATCTCGCGACGTCTTTATGCTACATCAGGAGATCCGTTATAAATAGCAGTTTTATGTTCGTAGAACACAAAGCTCAAACGAAAGAGATAAAGAGTTAAAgaacgagagagagagagagagggagagagagggagagaggagagagagagagagagagagagagaggagagagagagagagagagagagagagagagagagagagggagagagagagagagagagagagatagagagagagagagagagagagagagctttACTGCTGCTTTGCTGTTGTCGTCCGCCGTTCGTTGTGCCCTTGCTGTCACCACCAAGTAGTTCTACCACCCATCGTCCTCCCATCGTTGTCGTATCTTGCCGCCGTGGCCGCTTGACATTTCAGTAAACGATTTATTCCTTTTTTGTAAATTGAAATTGTTTGCATGGATAGGGTTAAAATTTTTACAATGTATATTTAAATGCATTAAAATTGTTTATTGAATTTGTTGAAAGTTTAGGAATTAAGTTGTATGTAGAAAATGTATATTGAAATTTGTTATAGGTTTAGAGttgaaattgttgaaatttatgtctaTATGTATTGAAATTGTTTGAAGTTTAGGAATGAAATTATTTGTATAAATTTTTAGATGTATTGAAATTATACTGTTGTATTGAAATTGTGTTCGTTAGAGAGAGGGCCagtttaaattatattgaaAGGGATTGAAATTGTTGAGTTGTTGAAATTGTTGagttgttgaaattgaaaatttttaaatttttgaaaattttgagaaggGGATTAGTTGAGTCATTTTCTTTAATCTGGTGTGGCTAATttgcaattatggtagcctttagttttttatttgtaAGTATGCTTTGTTTGTTGAAATTAAGTGTTAGTTAGAATTATGGTAGTCTTTAGTAGTTCATAATTTGTTGGAAGTGTTAGGTAGCTTGTAAAGCTTGTTAATTGGAAGTGTTAGGTAGCTTGGAACGATTGAAGTAATATGTGATTAGGTTATTCTGGCTATCTTGTAGTTACGGTAGCCTTTTTAGTTCAAATTTAAGTGTAGTGAAAGTTAGGATATCGGGTACTTCTGAAGTGTAGCTTATTCATGGAGTAAGTTTGAGCATTTGAGAGGAGGaatataaaactaataaaatctATTTATGTTCTAGGTctttaacgatggacaagggttggattaaacttaggaataagttctcAGTTGAGTGTAGAGAGGGAGTGTCCCAATTTTTAGAGGTTGCAAAGTATCACTTCGATGACTACGAACGGACAAGATGTTTATGCAAGAGATGTATAAACTCAAATTGAtactcattagagggtgtggtgCGACATCTATTAACGATTGGAATATCCTCCTCTTATATAGAATAAGTGTATCATAGAGAGCCAATGAAATTGCATAAAGGTAGAGAAagctttgatgaaggaactagcaaTGACCCATTTCATGAAGGAACTAGCAGTAATCGTTTTCCTGAAAACAATGAAATGTTGGGTATGCTTCATGATTTACAAGCTTCAAttgaacaagaagaagaagcaaagGAAGGTTTAGAGAATGACATGCCATTCAATAGTGAGGTAGAAGAAGAGACAACGAACATATTTTAGAAGTTATTAAATATGAATCACGTAGTGAGCTATACCTCGGTTGTTAAGAATTTTCATCCCTGGACTTCTTGGTTATGTTGATGCATGTCAAGGTTCTTAATAGTTTGAGTAACAAGTCTTTCGACCTATTATTGGAGCTGTTAAAATGTgtgtttccaatgtgtagtacttTTATCCTCAATTCATTCTACGAAGTGAAACAAAAACTGTGTGACTTAGACCTAGGATACGAGACTATCCATGTGTGTaagtatgactgtgtattgtactAGAAGAAGTTTGGGGTTACAGCTTTGACCAATTTGTGGTGAGTCTCAGTACAAGGTTACTCTTAACGGAGGGAAACAATTCTGCACAAGGTATTACGCCACTTTCCATTAATACTGAGATTATAATGCTTGTTTGTATCTTAAGAAGGCTCCTctgacatgagatgacataaTAAAAAACAAGTCAAAACAGAGGATGTGTTGCGACATCCGACTGATGCAGAGGGATTGAAGcattttgattgaaaatttCTTGAGTTCGATTCAGATTCACAGAATGTTATTTTTTGGGATTAGTTTCTGATGGGTTTAATCCGTTTGAGAATCTGAGTACTTCATATAGTATATGGCCTGCAGTGTTAAATTCCTTACAATCTGTCACCTagaaaatgcatgaaagagtccaacttcttcatgtcattgctcataCTCGGTCCAAGATCTTCTGGTAGGCAAATTGATGTTTACCttcaaccattgattgaggaattgaaagagttatggagtTTTAGTGTGCGTAGGTATGATTCTCTTATTGATCAGTTCTTTCAGTTATATACAGCCTTATTATAGGTAATTAATGACTTTTCGGCTTATGGTGACTTATACGGGTGGAGGACGAAAGGATATCAGATATGTCCCATATGCATGGGAGATAGATCATTATTCGAGATAAGATGGAAAATATCTTTTATAGGACACCGACGTTATCTTCCAAAGAACTATGTTTGGCATAGAAGTAAGCTATATGATGGAAGTGTAAGTGTACACCTCCTATAGTTGTACTTAATGGCCATGATATCTTGGAACAACCAGATTTGCTGGAGTTTCCAGTGGAGAGTATACATCTCtcactaaaagaaaagaagagaaagagagctCTAAATTGGACGAAGAGAAGTATCTTTTTTGAACTTCCTTACTGGATAAATCTACAAGTATGTCATAAATTGGATATAATGCATATTGAAAAGAATGTTTGTTACAACTTGCTTGGTATAttgttgaatattgaaggaAAAACGAATAATACCACAAATGCTTGGTTGAACATATAAGATTTGAAAATAACAAAGGCtattttttgtcattttcacTTTAGCAATCATATTGTCATGATTATCTCTTATCAAAAGACTATAATCCTTCATTAAAATATTATAGCCTTTCTTTAAGAGTTGTGTCACAAACTCAAAATGTTGTTCTTCATATTAGGCACGTAATAAACATTAGAGAGATAAACTCTTGCTtctcatttttcaaatttatcaaaattttaccttttaCTTTAACTGGAATTTTTGGGACATCACCAAATACGATATCGCCACCAACAGATTCTTCAAGCTCCATGAACATTGTTTTACTTCCAAACATGTGAGTGCTTGCACTACTATCGAGATACCATGGATTGTTTTCACATGTTTCCACACCTTTGCATGCTAGAAGCAATGATCAATCATtactttcttcatctttctcagcATAATTTGCATTTCCTTCAACTTTGTTTCTGCATTCCTAGGAATAATGGCCAAATTTATGACAATTATAACATTCAACCTGTCTTTTGTCACACCTCCAGCCATTATTTGATCTTTCTCCATTTGGCCTCGAATAATGTTATCTTTCATGACCTCttgatgaatttgagtttgaattacTCTTGTCAAATTTTCTTTGACAGTAGTTTCCTTGACCTCAACCTTTGAAATCACCACGTCCATGATAACCACCACATCCTTGACCTCGGTTGCCTTTTTCTACGTTGTCTTCCTTGTCTTTTAATCTGAACTTTGACTTAAAAAGTTACCCAGTCATCTGCTTGTTCTTCTTAAGTAGCTTCTCTTCATGAACTTGTAAATAACCCATAACTTGATCAATGGACATTgtactcaaattctttgattcTTAAATAGCTACGAcgatgaaattaaaattttcaaccaaTGAGTGAAGTATCTTTTCAACTACTTGCTCATCACTTATTGTCTCACCatatcttttcatttcatttactaCTTCTAGCAATCTTGaagtcactacaagaaatttcgGGTCACCCGACGTCATTTACACTGTTGGGAGATATGGCATCGGAGTTTGGGTCTCTCTCACGCACAAATTGAAATATCGAGAGAGGCAAGAATTCTCGACGCTTTACTTAAAGCGTCGGGAGTTCTCAAACAGATCCCGACACTTTAAGTAAACGTTGGGTATTCTTGGATATATCCCGATGCTTTGCTTAACGCGTCGGAAATTCTTGGATATATCCCGACGCTTTAAGTAAAGCATCGAAAATTCTTGGATATATCCCGATGTTTTAAGTACAAGGTCGACAGTTAGCCTTTACAAAACACTCGCCTCTTCACAGATCTGCGAAGAAGGGGAAAGGGATGGGTAGAAATAGAGTGCACTAGAGTTGTCTGCCAGTCTATCGACCGCAGCCACTACCTCCATTTTCGTTTCTTTCACGACCTCTTAGTTGGAGGtaattcaaagtttaaaatcCTAAATACAACCCCCTTTggattttttcttaatttcatgttctatcagtgagtttcttttttttttttcattataacTCTTCCAATATTTCTTCTTAATTTCTGTTTTTGTTATATTCAAGAGTTTGGAATGGGGTTGTAATTTCTCTTCATGTTTTTGGCAACAATGGTGAGTTTAGAAAGGTAAAgtatgcttttttttttgtttacttaCTGCTAATATGTCTGCAAAAAAAGGAGATGAAAGTTGCAAAAACGGAGATGGAATGAATTATGCATTAAAGACGATGATGAAATGGATGTTGAAGAAGGAAgttgatgaagatgatgaaaTGGATGGTTACCTAAGCAATGAAGATGATGGACGATGGAGATGGAGATGGAATGTATTTTTTCGACCCAAAAAATGAAACGTTGGGAGATCCTACACATATTCCAACGCCGTATACAACATCGGAATATGTGTAGGTATAGCGTTTGGATATGTCTAGGATCTCCAGACGCTTCGTTTTTGTGCGTCAGAAATTTTCTCCCGACTCATTTTACTTGACTTTCATCCTGACGCGTGTTTTGGTGTTGGGAGATCCTTTCTCCAGGATTTCGCGTATGCTTTTGGGTGTCGGGAGATCTtccttttcttgtagtgagtaTTAATCTGAAACTGATTTAGACTTCTTCATATGCTGTGATTCGTAATCACCTCTCAATTTTTTAAGGCAAACCTTCTTGACCCAATCTACTCCTTTATACGTATTCTCCAAAATTTGCCATGCTTGATGTGTAGTAGTTGCTCTAGAAATTTTCTCAAAGTTTGAATCATCAATGACTTGACCATAAAGATATTTGAGGAGTTTGCAAACACAACAAAGCCTTGTGCGTATGAACTTCCTCACTTCCCTATGTAAAAAGGAATTTTTCATACCCAACTGTCGAAGAGACTAATTAAATTGTGTTGCCAAAGAGAAAACACTTCGAACAGTTTGCTTCTTGACAACAAGACTAAAAATTTCCTCATAGCTGATACCTTCCTCTTTCTGATATCTCTTAGCAACCAATTGGGCTTTATCGCGAGTGATACTTTCCATCGGGGTTATGCTTAATGCATGCAATAAACCCATGCTTGAATTGCATCGTGCCAACCATCGACCTTAGATGccaaggaaaaagaaaatgtctCACAATCAATGCTAGAAACTGTTTTAGCTATATAAACTTTCTTCTTTGATATACCCGACTTTATTCTAGTTTGCATAGGATGATTATATTTAGAAAAGTGAAGCATTGGAGATGACAGGACTGAGATCAATTGATACATCATTTGAAGTACTTATAGCCAATGAATCATTTATGCCTGCGAACAATATTTAGGAGCTTCAGTGTGCGTAATTGATATAAACCGACAAAGCATCAAATTATCAATTaggttttattaaataataattgtgatgtaatttaaatatttttcagttttattctttttaaatgaaAGTTAAATAGGGTAAATTTAGTCTTTTTACGATGTATTAGGGTTTTATTGGGAGACAATTTAAGTCTTACTATTAGATTGCTGGGAGACTATTTAAGCCTTGGTATTAGGTTGTTTGGAGACTATTTAAGTCTTGCTATTAGGTTGTTGAGAAACTATTTTAGTCTTGCTATTAGGTTATTGTTTTAATTagatttttaatatttgaagaTTTAAGATTTTCTGTAAATGAAATTTCTCTGTATATGACAGAGCTTCATCATTATTCTTTTGCAATAATTCTTGGCTCAAATTACATGCCAAGAAAACTAAGATAAGTCCAATCACCTTGGTGGTGGATTCATCATTATTCTTTTGCAATTCTTTGCTTAGGTTGCATGTCAAGAAAATTTACATAAGTTTGATCACCTTGTTTGTTGACCGTTGGAACTTGAAGTGAGGAACTGATTCTCCTTATCTCTCGGTCTTCGATCAAAACGTAATCCAAATCCAATTTCTTTTCTTGAGGTTGTTAAATTGATTTAGGTATTTTTAGAATTGGATATTAGGTGTTAACCGATGggatttttaattttcaaatcctAGGTTTTCATATGAGTAATTCCATCGTGCATGGTGAAACAGTTTAGAATTGAAAAGAGATTGTCATTAATTGAGATTTCCAGTCAAATGCAAGGGTGGTTTAAATAGAGAATTTTGTGCCAACAAACCCATAACAGTAAGAAATAGTAGAAGCCTAAAATGTTAGTACAAGAGTAACAAACTGTGTAAGAAGACTCCTAATACATGGCATCCCTTTTTGGGCTATTTTGGCTCAGATTATATGGTCTTCTTTCACTATATTAAATCCCTTTCTCGACTTTATTGGATAAAATTGGTCCATTTATTGTCACTTTATTGAACTCCAAATTTTATTCTTTTGCTCATAAATTCAGGAACAGTACTAACAAATGACATCAAATCAATAGTACACATATACAAGTATGGGAGATAACTTCTACCTTTTCAATTGTTAGGATGTTGAGTTACTTACAGCAGAAACCAATAATAACACAAGTGCAAGTGATTGAGAAACACACAAGATTTATAACAGTTCACTATAAAAGTCTACATCGTTGTATTCACTTTCATTATCATTATAGTAACTCAATACATCAAGGTACATAATAGAATTTTAAGAAGATTGATAGAGAAGGAGAAGATATCTCAAGCAGTTGATTTTAAAGTAGCAAAATTTTCACATAAATAGACAAAGATGTACATGAATCTCTAAGCAATCTTCTTTTTTGTCAAACATGCTCAGATTTGTGGGAATTCTTGTTCGAGGAAAAATCAGTATGTCATCGTTATAGTTGaatgatataattaatattaaagtttattttacctttaattttgaacttttcGGCTAATCAATAATTTTAGGATAGTATCAAAGCGGTCTTCCAAGTTAGGAGTGTTGAATGATATCCTATTAAATTTGGATTCACCCTAAGCTTATGCCGATGGGTGATCATCAATGCTAATTCTACTATTAGGAAATTACCCGTCATAATTAGATTATATATCAACCATTTAAAACCAATTTTCAAATTTCCAAAAAACTGTTACACTCtcaaaatatatttcaaatttctttGAAGCATCTCAATTTTCCGAAGCTcaattgtttttcatatatctAAAGTATTGGGTAACATTACGAGAATATGTATGGCACATTtcaaattttgcaaatatggcaaattttaatctctaaaatattttaaagatattttctattttaaattttttattattcccAACTGTCCCGATACATTCTTCTCTCTCTATCGATCATCTCACTTTAATGCTTCATCTTCCACtttctattcttcttttttgtaaACCTCTATATCATATTTGTATTCATGATGAGTAATTaatctaataaaaaaattgtttgtttttctcaaaCGTTGTTTTCCGGTTGGTTTTTTGTAAGttttctcaaaaataaaaaataaaaataatataataaatctaTCGTTCGTTCAATCTCCGTTTTCGGCATCTTTatctccttcttctttttcttttcaccattttttatcCACATTTTCGATcatcattttttattaaatctaagttctttcttcaaatttctttcaaatgGTTGCTTTCAAATATGACGacattctcactttttaaaaCACATTCcatcttaaatattttattattttcaaactaccattcaataacttatttttcTCCCCTTTTTAATGTTCTAATCATCTTGTAtttcttctcccactttttaaggccccactttgtatcagttttgtatattagtgttgtgatgtacttatattatatgtattacaCTACAAGAGACAGGGGAACTACCGATGCACAGAAACGTTGGAAGAAGTGAAAAACGTCGAGAAAAGATATTCCAACATCGTTTACTGCGTCGGAACACACGCTGGAAGAAATGCGTCGGGAGAAGGATTCCCGACGCGTGACCAACAAGTTCTCTATTTTTGTGAAATAATGACattcgttttggattaaattaaagcaaattctatataaattaataaattacgaaatacaaacacaaattcaaaaagaaaatatttaatatttgtaatacgaagaagttcaaaaaacaTAATtgtgttcataatacaaaaaatctagtattcataatacaaaaaagcgcAAACAAAGTCATACGTCTTCTAACGAGGCTCGTATGCGACATTCTACATCACGAGTCCTACAATAATACAAAAGtagctaagtttagtacatatatccataCCATCACTGTATACTTTCATTCCAAAAACTTAAGAGTAATTGGAACATATATACGTACgacaaagctagggatcatgtggttgTTCTTGTTGTGCCCGAGTTATGTCCTGTATCAGCTTTTGCATTTGTTCCATTTCTGAAGTT
This window encodes:
- the LOC127151223 gene encoding 7-deoxyloganetin glucosyltransferase-like; the encoded protein is MGFISKIDKPHVVCIPHPAQGHINPMLNLAKLFHHKGFHVTFVITERNHQLVLKSRGPDSLNGLLDFRFRTISDGRPLLSLTSSIEHVHATCSSPSKDCFAPFCDLICQLNSMAASPSNNVPPISCIVGDALLPFTILVANMCKIPYALLWTASTCSYIGFYKIPQLIKQGLVPLKDVSQITDGYLENTIEWTKRMKSIRLRDLPSFVRTTDPNENMLNFMCDVMNRCEEASAVIFNTCDPLETDVVDSLSPILQSIYTISPLHMLAKQIDDENVRALNLWAEESECIEWLNSKEPNSVIYVNFGSITLITKEQLTEFVWGLADSGKILLCIARPDLVMGDSAILPHEFLTEIKDRSLIVSWCNQEQVLNHPSIGGFLTHCGWNSTLESICAGVPMICWPFFNDQQTNCHYCCNVWGTGMEIDNNVKRNEVEKLVRELMDGEKGKRMKDNVMRV